The following DNA comes from Capsicum annuum cultivar UCD-10X-F1 chromosome 7, UCD10Xv1.1, whole genome shotgun sequence.
TTACACGGTTCAGTTATATAGCAGCTCTCCTCATATAAGAGCTCCTACTGCTGTGGGTTGAGAAATAACCAACACTAAAAAAAACAAGCTGCTACTGATGTACAAGCATCTGATTGTTTTGCCACAAGAAATGGGTTGAACTTAACTGTATACCAGCTTCCATTAAAAAGCATAAAGTGGCATCAAACTATAAAATCATTTCTAATCGAGCTAACAACGTCATTTCATATATTTACAACTTGTTTCATCTAATATCACCGACCACTACACTGTATTACAGTACAAGAACAAAAAAGTCACCATTTGATTTGACTTCCCTGGAGGGAAATCTCAGCAATATATGTTTGAACTGCTTTCTCAGCAATATATGTTTGAACAGCAGCTTATTATGTAAATGTATCCTCCCGATCTGCCTCAGCAGTGTCGCCTTCCTCCATATTGCTGAACTCCAGGAAATGTGTTGGTCTATGATCCTCATTGTAGTACTCACGGGGTGTACCTAACTTTACTCCATACTTCATGCTAACAGTGTGCTTCACTCCCATGAAGTTGTAATTCCATGGTCCATTATCAGGTATCTGCacaataaattaatttagatccAAATCTAGATGGTGACGGCATGGAAGGAAGCATTGCAGATGCGTAAACATTGATGCAGCAATCAACAATCCAACTGAATAATCTATAGACCTGCACGCTtaccatgtaaaaaccaaggaATCGATCACTCAAGAGCATCTGGACCTTCTCGTAATGAGTCGGCAGGTAACCATGAGGGTTGCTTCCTGTATCCTTGTTAGCACGTCCCCATTCATACCCAGTTGGCGTCAACTTATATGCAGTTAACGAACAAGACCCCGGTGTGAAACTGCATGTCAATATAATGCACTTCTCTCCGTCCCAGTGTTTGTTGTTCTCCAGGATCCGAGCATGTGAAGTCACATCCTGTTATTCAGAATAATTTACAAATCAGAAGAGCCATGCATAGAGGAAATAAATAAACCCATCCTAATGCCTAGAATAACTCATTATAGCTAAACGCACACAAATGAAGATCATTAAGTTCACCTGTGGCGATAACTGAGGAAGCTCATTTGGTTGTGTGTGCATCCATCCCAAAGGCTCCAAGTCGGTGAGAAAATCATGCTCGGGAAGCCCAGAAGGGAGATGCACCTGCTGATGTGTCCCCCACTGAGGAGGCATTGCAATACACCGGATTTCTTTCACCTGAGGATTATCTGGTGGACTTACACCATACAAGTAACCAGCAATTTGTGTCCGCAGATCAGCAATGCAGATGAATTTCTTCAGTATATTTTTCGGCATGATGTAAGTATATCCAGTCTCCTGTACAAATGGTTAAAACGAAATATATTGATGGGATATTTTTTGCTAACAACAATATTCTAGGTAAAAGGTGATAAAGAGGTATAGTATGTCTAGTTGAGCAAAAGAAGGCGTCAAAATGGGCACCTTTATGTCTTCTGAATTTACATAAATGTGGTTCACGCGGAGATATAGATTTGTGGCAGAAATTGCTCTGACACGCCAATCTGTTTTAGAGCCGAAGGCAGCTTGCTCATAAGGACTAGTTGTAGTCACAATCAACTCATCACCATGGACATTAGTGGTCTTTGTGGTAACAGCGGTCAGTTGACTTGCTTCCTTGGCCTGAACGGAAATGGCACATTAGCAACAGCAGCTCTATAAACAAAGGACTACTTTGCTAGGTACTAGAAGGACCAAAGACCATTACCTGTTTCTCAATCTCAGCTATCTGTTGGCGCTGCTGCGATGGAGGAGTTATCTCAGCTCCAAGTATGATATCACGGATCTCAGACTGTGTCAATGCTGATGTGTTTACATTGTTCTTTTTGGCATAGTCTGAGAGAATGAGATCTCTAAGCGCTACCTCAACCTGAAATCATGCACAACAATTCGGAATCAGAAATGAGTCTACCAACTCAAAATCCACACAGCCATACAGGTGTGCCAGCAAACAAGTCAGAGAAAGATTATCCTTATGAAGTGATCATAAAGCCACTGACATAAGTTCCTTTAACAACATCAAGGTTTGGCAATACAAGAGAAAGCATAGATACATTTACGTAAACATACCTTCATCCACTGGTCATCTGTAAGTGAAGGCCAGATGTGGTGAGACTCAGTAATGACCGACTTGTCAGGCTTGAGTAACATCTTAGCCTTTTCATTGTTCACATGGAGTGCACGGAGGATGAGGATGAGCCTGGAGAATGCTGTATAAGATGAGATGCTCTTTAACCAATCATCATATATGTTGAACAGAACCATTTGTGGCTCTGTAGCCTTCAGTATCAGATCACCAAATTTCTCTATCTTCAAACAAGCCTGAAATGGTAATTGCAGCTCACTTCCTTTGATAACAATATTTGGAAAATCGAGCAAGTGGACCTCCAATGGATCAAGCATTCCCTTCCGAGTCACAATAATTTGCTTTGGTTGTTCTTCAACAGGCAAGGACCTTACAAGCGCAGCCACTTCTTCGGCTGTCTTCCACTTCGCCAGCTGGCCAAGACGCTTTTGCCCTGCCCACACACTTGTGTGAATGACCTGTGAATGAAAAGCACAGGACACAAATTAGCTACTGGACAATGGAGTTGTCCGAAGAGTTCATGAGAAAATTATAGTCGAACAACTGCACTTACCTTCAAAAACAGTTGACCTGTCCTGGGATTGAAAATGAAAATTGCACCATTTATGGGCTTTGTTGTCAAATTTCCCTCGAAGGTCTTGTGGATGGTCACACGGTACACATTCGTGTCATCAACAAACCATATGATTTGATTGCTGAAAATCTCTCCATAGTTCTGAGATGACAAATATGGTTCTGTGGGCTCTGAAGAATACAGTTGCAACCCTTTCCTAATACGTTCCCTCAGCACATAAAGAGCAGGATTTGACTGAATAATGGCACATAAGAATGTGTTAAGAAACTTTCGGCCATAACAAATACATTGCCCACCAGTTTATGAAATAATGGATGATTGAAAGACGAAAGATACCTTCATAATCTTGTTCATGGCTTGGGCAAGCAATGGTTTTGAACCAGGGAACCAGTTTCCAAAGGCGGAATGCAAGTTGTAAGCAAGGTCAAGTCCAATCATTACACctgaaaaagaacaaaatatataaaacttgTCTGACAAACAGAATTAATACAGTCGATCACCAGATGTACACGTGACATACCAGTAGGCGATGGATAAATAGACATGTTGTCTGTTGTGTAATCCATGAACTTTGCCCGTGTATAACGCTCAATATCATGAGAATCATAGTCACCCCAGCGAAGCTGCACGTCAATCCAGTATTTGTTACTAGCTTTCTGGTCAAACACATCCTTCGATTCAGCCACAAGACTAGGTTTTGACATTGGCCATCTATGCGCAGCAAAGAGGAGGATGTCAGCACACGAGCTATTCATTTTGTAACTCTTTCTTGGATGAATTGTTTCCTTTTGTACAGTCTCAATTTCCAATGCGTCCAACTCTTGATCCAAAACTTGGCAGAGATCCATGACAACACTCTCATGGATCTTCTGCCACAAATGTGCACGGAATATCTGTATCAAAGATATCTTCAGAGTTGGAATCTTCCCGTGCATAAATATCCCAGTAAGGTCCAGCTGTACTTGGAAACCAACATAGACATTTGCCCTATTTATAGTTGGCGACCACCAAAGAGTAAACCTACGATTAGGAATTTGATTAAGCCCAGACCGTTGAGCATTAGTCAGTTTCTTGTACTTCATGGATTCCTCAAAACCTGAAGCTTTTTCCCAGAAAAGACCCTCCCAAGTAGGGAAACTGAAATATCAAAAGGAACTGAGTGAGCAAAACCTTCACCAAGGAGGTTATGTAATCCAGTTCAGAGAGTAAAcataccccccacccccacccccaccccccaaaaaaacCGCCGCCGCCGCCAACACCACACAATTAAAAAACAGAATTTTCCCTTGAGCCACTCATAGAAGTAGGAGAGTAAAAGTGCTAGCCCCAAAGGTTACACCAACAAATAACAGGACTTCATCAGTCATTGCAACCAATAGCACATAACAAGCAGTAAACAAAAACTCTTAACTGAAAAGGAGAGCATAAGGCACAAGGATAGCTGTGCTGTAGTAGTAAGATATGAAACCAGTAAATAATAAGGAAATGTGAAGAGCAATGAGGAAGAGAACATACTATGTTCCTTTGAATAAAGTATGTTCAAGAATCCCTTCAACTCCTCCAAGAGCTTGAATGACATCAGTACGATAGTTATTCAGGTTCCATAGCTTTCCATCATGCCTCTGGTGTGTCCACCAGAATGGATTCTGCTTGAGAACTTGGTACTGTTTAAAATCTGTTCTTACTCTCCATCCTTTGTCATATGCAAGGGTGTGGCGATCCTTCTGGAACAATGTATTGATTCGGGGAATTCCACGATCCCATGAATCCTAATGCATCACAAGGGGCAGTTAAACAAAATGAGCCAATAACCAGCTACAAAATAACATGAAAGCTGCAAGTAACACATACAACCGCCTCATAAAAAAGAGGGAGAGACAATGTGTTGGGCATGATTTCAGCATCTACCCTAGCTTTTGTATTGTCtctttctcttattctttttatctGGGCGGTAATTAAAGGAAATCTAAATATCACAAACGATGCGATTTCGGCTCGGCCTCTAAACCAGTCAGAGAGTACAGAAAGAGAGAATGTATCATCTCCCACCAGcttgtatttgtttttttaattccttttggAGCCTTTAAAGTCTATACAAATGATGTGATTTTGGCTTGGCCTGTAAACCAATTAAGAGAGCACACGGCAGAGTGTAGAAAAAATTTACTAATCCAAAGGACACAAGAGAGTTATCAATGTAGCAAGATTACTCACTTCTAAATCTTCAAGAGTCAATCGTCTATTCTGCGCCTGGGCTTCCTGCCTCTTCAAAGCATACTCGGCCCAAACTCTCTGCGAGTCTATGAACTCACTTTCCCAAGGCTGTCAAGGAGTAAGAAAGTGGTATTTAGTAAAAACTGCAGACAAACAAAAAGTCAACCAGCATCAATCAAAACTCACCTGTATGTATCGGTAGAGATTTGGGATCAATTGATCCTCTTCATGGCTCATTCCACTTCTGAAATGTGTCACACCAACATCTGTTTGCTGACTATACCTAAGATCACTCTGTGGGATCAATATGTGACCCATTGACAACATTCCAAGCCCTCCAATTTCCTTTGGTGTGTAAAAAATAACAGGAGGAAACCTAAaacaaattcatcaaaaagaaaatGTAACTACTGAAGATATAGCTGATTCCAAACACAAGTCACACATTCAAGAACTTACCTGCTGGGCATTTTTGAGTTTAAACCAATCTTAATACGAGTTTGTATCTTGTTTTCACATTTGACCAGCAGGTCCAGCAATTCCTGCGTATGTACTGTTGCTTCACGGAAATATGTCATTAGGCCTACAAGAACAAACCCAGAACCTAAGTTACAATGACCCACTAGCAAACACCAAAGTTCATGCTGGAATAATTTTTAGACAGATTTTAGGACAAGATGTTACCAATAAGAGCAGTGTTCCATTTGTTAACGATCTTTGTGAAGGTTGTAGAACCAGAGGACATAAGGATCTGCCTAACACGATTTTCAAACACCTTCATGTGCTCATCATCTACACGCAAGAAGGCAACAGCTGTGCGTTCCTTGGTCTGCTCATTTTGTAAATTCCAGACTCCATCTCTTGTATTGCTGAATGCCTCTTGGGTCATTCTTATCTTAGGCAGTATACGAACTTCAAACCCACACCTAAACAAGCATAGCGTAAGCTCATTCAATGATAACATTGTCTTCAAAAGAGAGTAAAGCCGTAAACCACTCGTCATGAAAGAATATCCAGCAAACCATTGAATTTTAGTAGgcgtttggccatgagaatttcaCGTTTTTCTGGAAAATTATTTCACTctagtgaaaaagtgaaaatggtgatgtttggccataagaattatttcactttagtgaaaattgtTTTTGGgaaagtgaaaacaagaaaaacttgttttcacttttttcaatcctatttctctcacaaaatttcaaaaacaactccaatttatattcatggtcaactCCAACTATAATTCCCAACTCcggaaaattattattttcacgACCAAACGGGGCCTTAACAAGTCCAAGGTTTAGGAAAAGCAAGACACAAATTAAGTCTAACTCCCATCTAGAGATGCTAAACGCAACAGTTCCCCAGAAAGTTCCGCATATAGGATCATCCAGTCCCATCCACCCTAAGCAACCTACAAGATTCTCCAAGTGGACATCACCACCCAAAAAAGCAATAACAGAAAACAGACAAAAAGAGGTACATACATGCTGAAGAGCAAGTTTGGATTATCTTTGCTATAAACAGAGACAAAGCTGTTTTCCCACTCCAAAGTAGTGATACTTCTGGGCAGTCGATTCTTCATGTCCCAGAAGACACTTCTCCCAAGATTAACTGAAACATAAATTAACCAAAATGGAACTCAAGTTTCCCAGtaaaatgaaataaatcaacactCATTACTATTTACCAGTAATCAGAAAACACTAACTACACTAAAGAATAATTACCGTCATGCTTCATGAGCCTCATTCTTGCATCCCTTGGCCAGCATTTCTTGTTGTTATAACCAACCATATTTTCATTATTGGGATCAGGATGTTCAGTAAGATATCTTTGGATAAGGTCCCGAGCCTCCTCATGAGTGAAGCGAAATAATATGTGCACCTTGTCAATGTATCGAGAGTACAACCGGATTGGATGCCTTGTTTCCACTCTAGAATCACTGTACGTTATGAACTCATTAGGCATCTGCGGTGGACCCGCAATTTCACTAGCTCGAGTTAACCCAAGGAGCAAAAGATCCAACACAAGCCCGTAGTACTGTACAACAAATGAAGCAAATTGAAGTCCGCGTATCAGCCCATACGAATTTGTATGACTCATATCTTTGTAAGACAGCACGACATTGTTTTTTGCACTGACATAATCAGCAATATTGTGGTCCAGCACCAAACGCAGAAGCCTAAAAAAATAGTAGGTTAAAAAATATCAGGAACCCCCATTATGAAATTTCAATACTAGTAGCTCCAACAACAATA
Coding sequences within:
- the LOC107877808 gene encoding pre-mRNA-processing-splicing factor 8A, which codes for MWSGNGQDMWNNSNIAPPGTSGGGPQPPLPSMMPPAPGPPPQSMMPPPPGSSSGPPSMMPPGTSVGGASCSGPPLPPPSYTVLPTEAQLEEKARKWMQLNSKRYSDKRKFGFVETQKEDMPPEHVRKIIRDHGDMSSKKYRHDKRVYLGALKFVPHAVYKLLENMPMPWEQVRDVKILYHITGAITFVNEIPWVVEPIYLAQWGTMWIMMRREKRDRRHFKRMRFPPFDDEEPPLDYADNLLDVDPLEPIQLELDEEEDSAVYNWFYDHKPLVKTKLINGPSYRRWHLSLPIMATLHRLAGQLLSDLTDRNYFYLFDMESFFTAKALNMCIPGGPKFEPLYRDMEKGDEDWNEFNDINKLIIRSPLRTEYRIAFPHLYNNRPRKVKLGIYHTPMIMYIKTEDPDLPAFYYDPLIHPIVTKDRREKKVSEDDDDDDFALPEGVEPLLTETPIYTDTTAAGISLLFAPRPFNMRSGRTRRAEDIPLVSDWFKEHCPPSYPVKVRVSYQKLLKCFVLNELHHRPPKAQKKKHLFRSLQATKFFQTTELDWAEAGLQVCKQGYNMLNLLIHRKNLNYLHLDYNFNLKPVKTLTTKERKKSRFGNAFHLCREILRLTKLVVDANVQFRLGNVDAFQLADGLQYIFSHVGQLTGMYRYKYRLMRQIRMCKDLKHLIYYRFNTGPVGKGPGCGFWAPMWRVWLFFLRGIVPLLERWLGNLLARQFEGRHSKGVAKTVTKQRVESHFDLELRAAVMHDVLDAMPEGIKQNKARTILQHLSEAWRCWKANIPWKVPGLPVPIENMILRYVKSKADWWTNVAHYNRERIRRGATVDKTVCRKNLGRLTRLWLKAEQERQHNYLKDGPYVTPEEAVAIYTTTVHWLESRKFSPIPFPPLSYKHDTKLLILALERLKESYSVAVRLNQQQREELGLIEQAYDNPHEALSRIKRHLLTQRAFKEVGIEFMDLYSYLIPVYEIEPLEKITDAYLDQYLWYEGDKRHLFPNWIKPADSEPPPLLVYKWCQGINNLQGVWDTSEGQCVVMLQTKFEKFFEKIDLTMLNRLLRLVLDHNIADYVSAKNNVVLSYKDMSHTNSYGLIRGLQFASFVVQYYGLVLDLLLLGLTRASEIAGPPQMPNEFITYSDSRVETRHPIRLYSRYIDKVHILFRFTHEEARDLIQRYLTEHPDPNNENMVGYNNKKCWPRDARMRLMKHDVNLGRSVFWDMKNRLPRSITTLEWENSFVSVYSKDNPNLLFSMCGFEVRILPKIRMTQEAFSNTRDGVWNLQNEQTKERTAVAFLRVDDEHMKVFENRVRQILMSSGSTTFTKIVNKWNTALIGLMTYFREATVHTQELLDLLVKCENKIQTRIKIGLNSKMPSRFPPVIFYTPKEIGGLGMLSMGHILIPQSDLRYSQQTDVGVTHFRSGMSHEEDQLIPNLYRYIQPWESEFIDSQRVWAEYALKRQEAQAQNRRLTLEDLEDSWDRGIPRINTLFQKDRHTLAYDKGWRVRTDFKQYQVLKQNPFWWTHQRHDGKLWNLNNYRTDVIQALGGVEGILEHTLFKGTYFPTWEGLFWEKASGFEESMKYKKLTNAQRSGLNQIPNRRFTLWWSPTINRANVYVGFQVQLDLTGIFMHGKIPTLKISLIQIFRAHLWQKIHESVVMDLCQVLDQELDALEIETVQKETIHPRKSYKMNSSCADILLFAAHRWPMSKPSLVAESKDVFDQKASNKYWIDVQLRWGDYDSHDIERYTRAKFMDYTTDNMSIYPSPTGVMIGLDLAYNLHSAFGNWFPGSKPLLAQAMNKIMKSNPALYVLRERIRKGLQLYSSEPTEPYLSSQNYGEIFSNQIIWFVDDTNVYRVTIHKTFEGNLTTKPINGAIFIFNPRTGQLFLKVIHTSVWAGQKRLGQLAKWKTAEEVAALVRSLPVEEQPKQIIVTRKGMLDPLEVHLLDFPNIVIKGSELQLPFQACLKIEKFGDLILKATEPQMVLFNIYDDWLKSISSYTAFSRLILILRALHVNNEKAKMLLKPDKSVITESHHIWPSLTDDQWMKVEVALRDLILSDYAKKNNVNTSALTQSEIRDIILGAEITPPSQQRQQIAEIEKQAKEASQLTAVTTKTTNVHGDELIVTTTSPYEQAAFGSKTDWRVRAISATNLYLRVNHIYVNSEDIKETGYTYIMPKNILKKFICIADLRTQIAGYLYGVSPPDNPQVKEIRCIAMPPQWGTHQQVHLPSGLPEHDFLTDLEPLGWMHTQPNELPQLSPQDVTSHARILENNKHWDGEKCIILTCSFTPGSCSLTAYKLTPTGYEWGRANKDTGSNPHGYLPTHYEKVQMLLSDRFLGFYMIPDNGPWNYNFMGVKHTVSMKYGVKLGTPREYYNEDHRPTHFLEFSNMEEGDTAEADREDTFT